The DNA segment AACATGGGTTAAGATGGCTTAGTAgtgatataaacaaaaagaataattaaaacaattaaaaccagtTAAAATACTACtcttaaaaactaaaacaataaaaattattAGTAAAATATggtgaaattaaaaatgtaatctaAGCCTTTTCAGCTGCTGTTTCATGTTGCAggagtgcaaataaaatacaacaaaaagatTAGTGAAAACAGGTGGTATTTCCAGAAAAATGAATTATCCATGTGCATTCTAATAAGTAAAAGATTAAGAAGTCATCATCATCACATCAATATGATTTCGAATGATATGTCTTCATTTTGTTAAAATTCTCTGCGTATAGAAGTATAGAGTATTGGTTGGTATTGGtttgttgttttgcttgaatttacTCATGCATGTTTTGATTTTGGAATAAGATCATGAAGCCTATAATTGTTTGCACTGTTCCGCTGTTTGGAGAGTGCCACGTTTTTAACATAGAATACAACCGGTCTTATACATTTTCCTGTCATATCTAGTGTCATTTCAACTTACTGTGTCTGAAGTAGTTTTCATCTCCTTTTACGAATCTAAAGCAACACATTTCTATATGGTTTCTTCATATTTCCCTccttaaatttgaaaaaaaagtaATGACTTGACATTTATCGTAGCCATACGGACGGATATGAAcaattttatcattataattTTGGCCTCATCATCCGTGCTGTATTTTGCACCATCTCCTGTTGTTTATGCAATCTTATTCTGACACATTTTACAAATTCCATggttatttttgttaaaatatggAGACTAATTTGAGGAAAAAGTAAATATTGCTGTTTACCCAATGTAAACCTCCATGTAAACTCATGAATAACACCAGGATGAAGGACAGAGTTATcattacagtttttgtttttagttttctcAGTAAATGATTCTGTGTTATTTAGCATGTAAATAGAGACTTTAAATGGACTCACTGATCCAACATCATGTCTTAAACATCACCCTCTTTTATTGCCTGTCCCAGACCCTCCCTGTCCTCAGGCCCAGATCCAATTAATCCTGCTGCCTGAACCACCATGACTTCATTAACAGCCATTCTTAACCTTAACCTCAAGCCTCTCTGGAGGTCTAATGACTCAGCAACCTGGACTTGGACAAGTTTtaatgtttgaatgaaaaaaagaggCCATAGTATTAGTTTTACTGTTGGAGACTGATCCAGGCTCCTCTTGACAGCTACATCGAGGAGGAAACATCTATGAAGATTAGTCATATTAAACCTTAGATGAGTTAATGGGATACCTGGCATGGTCTGTACGGCAGCAGAAATGGTGCTAGTGTGGAGAAGACTAGAAATGCTGCCACACATCACACACCGACATATCAAGGTCTGATTTGAATTTGTGTTCCTTCCATCCACCTCAGAACCATGTCAGGACCAAGGCCTGTGGTGCTGAGTGGACCCTCTGGTGCAGGGAAGAGCACGCTGATGAAGATGCTGATGAAGGATCACGAGGGGGTCTTTGGATTCAGCGTGTCACGTAAGCTAATGTACCGCCTGTTATTAGCTTCCACTGTGACCTCTGAAGAGGAGGATCAGCTGTGGTGGTCTACTTCTGAATGGACTAGTACAGTGTCTGTGTCAgggattttaatttattttaatttggttATTgatttggttcagtttattttgcAGATATGCCACACTTCACCTGACTAGATTAGACTAAACATCGACTATGTTACTGAGATCAACCTGACTGGAATCAACTCAATTCAGTTTGGTTTGATTAGATTACATGTGATCCACAGTTTGATTCAATCCAATTCTTGTCCATTCAAACCTGTTTCATTTAGATGTGACTTGActgaataaaattattattattattgttattgttacaaGTACAACTTAGTTACAATTATATATAGAACccactataaaaatacaaatacaaataaaagtagctaaaataaaaaaaaaaagagtagttcATCTGAGTTGAATTCCACCTAGTTGCCGCTGTGGATTTGATTCCATATGGTTTTGTAATGATTAAACGTGATTTTCAATTTGATTTCAGACACAACCAGGAACCCCAGACCAGGAGAGGAAGATGGCAAAGGTATAGTACCTCTGACCCAAAAGTGACCACCAGTAGAAATGTGATATAAGTGAATTTTCTAATGGCTTTTTAAAAGGTACCTCATTgggtttttttagattttttcccCCAAACCTTTGCCACACTTCCCAGGCTCCCCCATGTGTCCATACACTTCTTACTCCCAAGTGAACTGCTCAGATGCTTTTGTCCGTGTCTGTTTAGATCCCTCGATACAAAGGGATAAACCTCTCTGTGCCTTTTTATGCTTTCTTTCTCCATAGGGCTGAACAAGCTCCCCATGCTTCTGGGGGCTACTTTACTACCCGTAGCAGACGTCTTATCCTCTGAAGACTTAGAAAAGTCTACCTCTTTTTCGTGTCCAAATGAAACAGAAACGACAAACGAAGGTGACCTTAGTGTGAGAACTAATGGCAGTTTGAAAGCCGAGGGATGGGGGTTACTTTCATCATCCTGGCTGTTATGATTGGAACTGCAGGAactaatatgacaaaaaaaaaaaaaagaaactagaaAAAGAGATGGTAATCTCTGTAAAATTAGGATCAGACAGTTGACACTTTGGAGTAAAAAGCTTTTGAAAATAGCCCCCTGTGATGCCTCACTAGTAACTCCCAAGTCCAACCCCATGAGGTTTCCTCATTCCCATATCCCACACTGAGCACTGATGAGTGGAAACCAACCTTTAGCATCAATGgccaagtaatttttttttttttttttcgtctgacCATTTGGAACAAATAAAACAGTTAGGTCTGTCACAATTGTAATATCATTGTCATAGggtatttatttaaaataatcaTTATAATAAATAACAGATACAGTTTCCATGTGGTTATGTACTATTTGACTGATGTTCTTTTAATCATATCATCTTGTGCCTCAGTCATCAACTTTAAGTTCAATGTTTAATTACTGTTGtggtagtttagtttaattttcatGGTTCAACATAACAAGATAACAGCAACAAAAATGAAGGTATGATACATGAAACTGCCACACTGTAAGTTATAGGATTTAAAGGATCTGTTCTTTCAAGTTGTTTGGGGGTGTTCTTGCCTGCCCAAAAGTGGTCTCAGGAAGGACAATCTGATCTCAAGCACATGTGGAAATAACATCATTACCACCTGCCTAGCAATATGTAGGGCCCTATTTTGGTGCCAAAACAACTGTGATGTTAGTGTTAGGGCTAACCTTTAGTCCATGAGACCTCTAAAGGTATGCTGTAGTATCTGGCACCAGGATGTCAGTAGCAGGTCCTTAAGTCATGTCCTGGATTTGTTGTCAGGGACACAGATGGCATTTGGGTTCAGATCTGGTTGTATTTCATTTTATCTCTTTTTGTCAGTACTAACCACTATAGCTAATCAACACTCAGAAACTCCTGCagttttggagatgctctgaccctgTTATCTGGTTTATACCACAATGGTGGCATTAAGTAACAGACTGAACAATAATATTATTAATCACAATTATTTGCATGACAATGAGTTATAAACTTACATTTCCATATGGTGACAAGCCTCACTGTAACATGTTAAAACTCTGCAGATGGTAGTCCAACTGTACAGTCCATAATGTTTCAGATGGTTTGAGTAACAACACTGTAGCTGTAATGAGTGCTATTTCAAACCCGCTCGTCCTGGTTTCCAGACTCGTTATCCGTTTGTTTACAgtgcacttcctgtctggtgTCAGCGTTACTTCAGTCACCAGTGCTCGGACTCCTTCATGCTGTCATGCTAATGACTGTGTGCTTTCTATTACAGAGCCCATTAGGATGTTGCCTGAGTGCCATCAGTAGGAACTTGTTTGTTTGCAAAACTTTCTGTGTAAGAATTTTTAGATCCTCAGGCATTTTGATGTTCAGATGATGCAGACCTATGGATCTGGTAGGGCTGACATAGTGTAGACTAATGGTTTTGGCATGCATACTTCACcatctttatatttagtcttttgatttagaCTGAGGATAGAACTGGCTAAAGAAGTACATAGATTTCTAATTTAGGCTCAGTTTGAGTAAATCTTTGAGAACTGTCACTCTTCTTTAATTTGGGCATTTCCATCTTCATCTTTATCTTCATCTTCAGGAAACATTAATTTAATGTATCTCCTTTTCTAGAACAAACAAGTCATTTCTTAATTAGGAAAAGATCAACAGATcaattgacaatgaaaataattaCTTGTAGAAGGTCATAGTCACACAGTCAGTGCATCCATACATTGGTAATGTGTTCTTTTCAAACCCATTTCTAGAGTTAGTAGGGTCAGATCTGACAGAATGTGATCAGTGATCAGTAATTACAGTCAATGTCAATTAGGTCATTAACCCcgcctgtctgaaaacacctttgTATAAGCAGCTACAATCTCCAGTCAAAGAGTAGATTACAGTTTAAAGAAAAACATTGCAGCTTTATCTGATTAGTGAAATATTTGTAGATTAATTTCAGAGTTGACAAGGAATCAGTTAAATAGAATGGTCATTGCAGCTCCTACAGTTTTAACTTTAATTCTGTGGAACCAAAACTTGCACTCAAATACTACGTATTGACTAAttaaacacaaatatataaatcatatatttcatgtatttggtcatgtttattattatattctgTTTGATGAAACTGGGGTTGTGTTTCTGTACAATTTAGTGCAGATGTTTTTTAAGTTAGATTCATCACTATTTAAACATGTTGCAGACTACCACTTCACAACTAGGGAGGCCATGCAGGAGGCCCTCGAGAGGGGAGACTTCATTGAAAACGCTGAATTCTCTGGCAATATGTATGGAACAAGGTAAATATTTGTGTTTAATAAATTGCCATTTTGATGTTAAAGGATTCCTTTTAGTGAGTATTTAAGTTCAGGTTTAAGTTCAGTTTTGGAGGTTAACAAAGAggatttcttttctgttttttaattaattaaatactttCCCAGAATCAACCAAtataataactaaataaaaataaaagaacctCCGCTGATCTACATTTGTATCTGTGTGTTTGACACTGTAACACAAGCTGAGACAGAGAGATCAAGAGGATGTGCAATAGTCTGGTGACAGATGGAGCTTTAACCTCTATTAGGTTAAAAAGAACAGCGCTGCAGCTCAGCACTTCCGGTGTCACATTTAATCTCTTCATCCCACTCTGAAGAAAAGCCACACTGCGAAGTACACATCTGAACAGCTCGGATCAATGCAGAGCCTCTTAACCTCAGAAGCACAAACATGATGTAACCACACATTTAATAGGCATCACACCATTATCAGGCATCTGTCTATTTGTAAATTATTTTATATCTAATAATTCTGTTTCTTCACAGagcattttgtttgttgttttgttccaCAGTAAAGCTGCCATTGAAGATGTAAAGGCCAAGAACTTAATCTGCATCCTCGATGTGGACATCCAAGGAGTGAAGAGGATTAAAGAGACTGATCTAGACCCTATCTACATCTCCATTCAGCCTCCCTCCATGGAGATCCTGGTAAATATGCAACTCTACCTGCAGTGCAAAAATGCACACATAATATAAACTGCATTGTTTACAtttgtgaatttactctgaatccTTAGTCATGTGCAAACTGTAGAAATGTGATAAAGCTTCATTGTGTCATATTCAGTGGCAGCTCAAAATATTAAGTCAGCCCATTTGATTCAATTCTTTTattgctataaataaagatacaaGTAAATATTTAGTTTTCTTTACTGGATACATGTATGCAGCCTTTGTGTGGGCATGTACCATGTATTTTAAGTGCTTTAAGGATTATATTAATCTTACCTGTTCTTATTGTGTGATTCTTTTCCATTATGAAGTATTTTGTACTGCCTGAAAagtgtaataaaaataaacatatttttattgtaTAGTAGTCAGGTTGTAGACTGCAACCAACTGAAACTCCTCCACAGCCTTGACAGCAGTGGCTGCAATAAATGCTCACCTGACAGTTTTTTGCACATCATGTTAATATTTCATAGTAATGTCCATAATGTGAAATTAAAACAGTTTTTCCCCCTCATGTGACTTATCAGCTGATAAATACCTTACATTCTGATATTCCCATAAACCAGTGTGGTAGATGCAAAAAGTAGAGCAGAGTGATGAGCATTCACtgccattttagatggaaaacagcaaCAAATACTTTTGCTCTGTTTATTGGAGTCGACTAACAGATTGTATTGTCACCTTCTGATGACATCAGTTTATTCACTTCAAGTCCATTTATGAAAGTGTGCACAATTCACTGTCTGTTTTAtttaacttctcatacattccttcAAATCTGCTTGCTTGTTTAATGGAAGCATTCTTACAGTTTGCTGtgtctgttttgggttttttaggtaaatcaaatcaaatgttatttatatagtgccaaatcataacaaaagttatctcatgacactttacttattgagctggtcgaaaccagactctctaAAGGAATATTATATGGTTCACAATAAAACATTGAAGGTAACAGTGAAGGATCTTAATTCAGGACGACACCTGctataaacaaaaaaaggaagAGGAAGTGTATTCTGAGCTACTCTAGAAATCAGAGGACTGTCTAAGCAGGACTGTCATTTTCCTTAATTTTCTGACAAAGACATGTCTTTCTGTGTTTAATTTGGTTATTTTAAGACCATTGTAAATCATGTTTCACCTAAACAATGTCTGTCCTgatactattttgcaaatgctCTAGTGCTGCATCCTGTGCTCAGGAAAGAAGTTTCCCCCGTATTCCAGAACATTAACAGATGGTACTATAACTATGTCAAACATTAACAAAATGTAGCGATAGGTCTGGATTTACAAGACTCCACTGGACCTTTAATTTGAGATATTTATTTTCAAGAAACCTGACAACACAGGTGATCATATTGTGGTATTAACAGCTCTATTGCATTTGATGGAGTTCTTTTGTCAAAGGAAATCTCTTTTCTTTCTAAGGAAAAACGTCTGAGAGACAGGCAGACGGAAACAGAGGAGAGTCTACAGAAACGTCTGGAGGCAGCGCGCGTGGACATGGAGCTCAGTGAGTTTCCCCACAGCTCTGTTGGACGTTACACTGAATTAAACCATCTATTATAGGTGACGTCTTTACCTGTTGTCTTTAGGTAAGGAGCCAGGGGTGTTTGATGTTGTGATCATCAATGATGACTTAGACAGGGCCTACGAGGAGCTGAAAGACATCCTCAATGAAGTGAGCGCAAGCAAAcaccatttcattttcattcctACCACTTACTCTAATGCATTGCATATTTGCTTCTTAATCAGATAAACTCCTACAATAGGAACACAAACCTTGTGTTTCTTTCTGCAGGAAATTAAAAAGGTTCAGGAGGCAAAGTCATAAACAGGAAGAAGTGCCCCAGTCCTTCTGCTTCTGGACTGAAGATCCATCACTTATAATGCAGGCGAATCTTCACTGACTGCCAGCACACCTGAAATAAACTGTcttctggggggaaaaaaagtgaattttttttcttgttaccaTCCATTTTGTTCAAGGACTCCGTGCAGTTTAATATTCAGAGAAAAACAGTTTGAAAAGGATGGATGTGAAGGGAATTGAAAGATTTTTTCAGACTAGGAAAATGTGGGTTTGTGATAGAtttagtggtgtttgtgtgtttgtacacaATTGAGAACAAATAAAGAATATGAGAACAATTTACTTCTGTTATATTTAATTCATCTTCCAGTCTTATCAATCAGTTTGGGGGCTGATCTGATATAACTGACAAAGCAATAAAACCTTTAAATCTAAGCAATTTCTCTGTGTATACATTCCATCCTTAAGGCACACCATGTACATTGTATATATCACTCATAAATAGACGTATTCTCAGTAAGCAGCACAAAGAACATGTTCACTTTAAGGCCACCTGGTGCATCTGTTTGACACTAACAGACAACCAGAAACAAACAACTGTCAAAAAAAGCTTTAGAGCTCCTGCATCACTGTGCACTCACTGCTTAGACTAACCTTATCCCTGATATGTTTCAGTATAGACCAAAGCACTCACATAAACATCCTTAATGCATAACTACACTTTGAAACCATTTTAAGACGCATCACATTTTGTAACACAAAAAGTCATACagggagaaaaaaacagacatgataTCGCTACACATTTAAACTGCTAATAAACAAATGCCCTCCTTTTTCTGCTGTTGCATTATGGGAAGAAGGGACCCTGGAGCTTGGTGCGGACCTGGTCTCgtttctcctccttctgactCAGGTAAGCTTTAAGCTTGTCGGTGGAAAAGCACACCTTAGAGGCCCTGGCTTTGTGTGGAGTACGATGGGCACGCAACCACGGGTTATGAAGACTTTCAGCTGCAGTGGGTCTGCCCCTGCAAGACACGGAGGAGATCTCTGATAAGACCAGTGTTGCATCAGGtatttccaaactgtaatacattacagattatatacatgtaaataattattgtaaaatgcagtttgtcatcttttcattatcatcagatatgacccatttggacgctcagaggctctatagtgaacatggaaatggcgtcatcttccacaacattgattcaccagtaaaagccatagagttgaatgacagtggatggagatacttggtttatattcagttaatgatagattttattgaaagagtcactttttctccagttttctgtttttgctataataatccccaactttaatctgaacttttgtggacatctacatgatcagtaaattaaatataggaaaatacctaataataaataataataataataataataataataatacagtaataaatggtgataaatcaattaagaaaagttaactatagagaaaaggtcatttaggaactgccataaaagtagcactgggcctttatgggttaatgttctaTAATGACAAAATGTACTTCAGAGCATTTTACATCCAGTAGAGGGCAATATGGTGTAGTATAACTAGTATGACTGGGCTATCCAGGTACAAATAATATACAGTCTACCTTGACTTATGAGCTTAATTTGTTCCTTGGCTGAGTTCCAAATTTAATTTGCTTGTATGTCAGATcagttttccccattgaaattaacTGAAATGCCATTAATCCATTCCAGCCTCCAAAAAACCACCCTAATTTCCCACCTAACTTATTGATAAGTTATACCAATGAAAGCTCAGTATGTTGTTCATGTGGTAGacaataaaaagacaaatgttaGAAGACAGCTAGTAGGTATTCTGGTGCCAGAGCCTCCATCTCTCTGATGAAGAGTACAAATGGATTCCTCCTGTCAACCCCATTTTATATATCCTGCTGGGTTCCAGAAACACATGTGGCTCTTTCAACCCTCTGCTGTTGCTCCCTGTGGCTTTGCAAAATTAATGAGTATTTACTtaaaacttattttattttagttcattgATGACCATAGGTGAAGGTagatagattgaccggtaaatcgagagctttacCTTTTGGTTCAACTCCTTTACCACAACAGACTAGTACAGCATCGGCAATACTGCCGACGCTGGGACAGTCTAAAATGCTCAATGTAAAAAATCTTAACAtagcttaatgtccaaaaactgtgatcagtcagtcagacagcatccataatattgggttttttgttttgatatttggagaggtgaaagtggacatgactagagatgtccatgcataatttggtgatgactgatcactgtttttggacattaagctaTGTTAAGCCTTTTCTCAATAATGTGCGCCTATGGAGAGGGAAACTTAATGCATAGAGCATCTATAAAAGTAGGGTTATCATTTTGACTTTtggagaggtgaaagtgggcatgactagagata comes from the Sphaeramia orbicularis chromosome 4, fSphaOr1.1, whole genome shotgun sequence genome and includes:
- the guk1b gene encoding guanylate kinase 1b isoform X1: MSGPRPVVLSGPSGAGKSTLMKMLMKDHEGVFGFSVSHTTRNPRPGEEDGKGLNKLPMLLGATLLPVADVLSSEDLEKSTSFSCPNETETTNEDYHFTTREAMQEALERGDFIENAEFSGNMYGTSKAAIEDVKAKNLICILDVDIQGVKRIKETDLDPIYISIQPPSMEILEKRLRDRQTETEESLQKRLEAARVDMELSKEPGVFDVVIINDDLDRAYEELKDILNEEIKKVQEAKS
- the guk1b gene encoding guanylate kinase 1b isoform X2, which codes for MSGPRPVVLSGPSGAGKSTLMKMLMKDHEGVFGFSVSHTTRNPRPGEEDGKDYHFTTREAMQEALERGDFIENAEFSGNMYGTSKAAIEDVKAKNLICILDVDIQGVKRIKETDLDPIYISIQPPSMEILEKRLRDRQTETEESLQKRLEAARVDMELSKEPGVFDVVIINDDLDRAYEELKDILNEEIKKVQEAKS